Proteins from a single region of Acidovorax sp. NCPPB 3576:
- the scpB gene encoding SMC-Scp complex subunit ScpB, translating to MNTVDAKRVLETALICAPQPATLRELRTLFNDALGTDTLKTILLELQQDWALRGVELVQVATGWRFQSRPEMREYLDRLHPEKPPRYTRATLETLAIIAYRQPVTRGDIEDIRGVTVNSLIIKQLEDRGWVEVIGHRETVGRPALFATTRQFLDDLGLQSLDQLPVMENPAVQASVLQALSSGGSLLPDESAGSGEASPPAQALSSARQGGEDEPVPAPMTQAPPHPSNEDVATSPHENPQDTDNGTPESLP from the coding sequence ATGAATACGGTGGACGCTAAACGGGTCCTTGAAACCGCGCTGATCTGCGCTCCGCAACCGGCGACCCTGCGCGAGTTGCGCACGCTCTTCAACGACGCTCTCGGAACCGATACCCTGAAAACCATCCTGCTGGAACTCCAGCAGGATTGGGCTTTGCGGGGCGTGGAACTCGTGCAGGTCGCGACGGGCTGGCGTTTTCAGAGCCGCCCCGAAATGCGCGAGTACCTCGACCGGCTGCATCCGGAAAAGCCGCCGCGCTACACGCGTGCCACCCTGGAGACGCTGGCCATCATTGCGTACCGCCAGCCGGTGACGCGCGGCGATATCGAGGACATCCGGGGCGTGACGGTCAACAGTTTGATCATCAAGCAGTTGGAAGACCGGGGCTGGGTGGAAGTCATCGGGCACCGAGAAACCGTGGGCCGGCCGGCTTTGTTCGCCACCACGCGGCAGTTCCTGGATGACCTGGGGCTGCAGTCGCTGGACCAACTGCCCGTGATGGAAAATCCGGCGGTGCAGGCGAGCGTGCTGCAAGCACTCAGTTCTGGCGGCTCCTTGCTGCCGGATGAATCCGCAGGCTCCGGTGAAGCATCGCCGCCTGCGCAGGCGTTGTCCTCCGCGCGGCAGGGGGGCGAAGACGAGCCAGTGCCGGCACCCATGACGCAAGCACCGCCGCACCCATCCAATGAAGACGTGGCGACCTCTCCGCACGAGAATCCACAAGACACCGATAACGGCACACCAGAGAGCCTCCCATGA
- a CDS encoding pseudouridine synthase — MNDPISEPADEQPALPAEADAGAKKPAARKSPRKKAPKESESAAERPADGSAETQQDAESAMAVPAVEAGPKETPPAAASQKSARPSGPRPAGARTTPGYQFADVVSGRLDEDETAAEAVPERRVLLPQVETPKLHKVLAQAGLGSRLEMEQLILEGRISVNNEPAHIGQRVQFGDQVKVNGRPIRYRIDPPPARVIAYHKPAGEVVTHDDPQNRPTVFRKLPRLAHGKWQSVGRLDLNTEGLLLFTSSGELANQLMHPRFGLEREYAVRVLGALSNEEKQRLLDGVQLDDGMASFGSIEDGGGEGSNCWYRVTISEGRNREVRRMLEAVGHAVSRLIRIRYGAMMLPRGLKRGAWLELDERDIRALMQAVGGSIRPPRESGEAPAGPADRKSGLRRGGPRGRNNGGPRDSAAPSSARKPGYGPGVGRGKDSAPGNRQGGGGGASSQPDPMKTSVGYIGTDSLSRYRQDQKRNGPPRRGGR; from the coding sequence ATGAACGACCCCATTTCAGAACCAGCCGACGAACAGCCCGCATTGCCCGCTGAGGCGGACGCCGGTGCCAAGAAGCCTGCGGCCCGCAAATCGCCGCGCAAGAAGGCGCCGAAGGAGTCCGAATCGGCGGCAGAACGTCCCGCGGATGGCTCTGCCGAAACCCAGCAGGACGCCGAATCTGCAATGGCCGTGCCGGCCGTTGAGGCGGGTCCCAAGGAAACCCCGCCTGCTGCTGCATCGCAAAAATCTGCACGACCTTCGGGACCGCGCCCCGCAGGAGCGCGTACCACGCCGGGATATCAGTTCGCGGATGTGGTGTCCGGTCGCCTGGATGAAGACGAAACGGCAGCCGAGGCGGTCCCAGAGCGGCGCGTGTTGCTGCCGCAGGTTGAAACGCCGAAGCTGCACAAGGTGTTGGCTCAGGCGGGGCTGGGCTCGCGCCTTGAAATGGAGCAGTTGATTCTGGAAGGCCGTATTTCGGTCAACAACGAACCGGCGCACATCGGGCAGCGCGTGCAGTTCGGCGATCAGGTGAAGGTGAATGGCCGCCCCATTCGCTATCGCATCGACCCCCCCCCGGCCCGGGTCATTGCCTACCACAAGCCTGCAGGCGAAGTGGTGACCCATGACGATCCTCAGAACCGGCCCACCGTGTTCCGCAAGTTACCGCGCCTCGCCCACGGAAAGTGGCAGTCGGTGGGGCGGCTCGACCTGAACACCGAAGGCTTGCTGTTGTTCACCAGCTCGGGCGAGTTGGCCAACCAGCTGATGCACCCCCGTTTCGGCCTGGAGCGTGAATACGCCGTGCGTGTGCTGGGCGCCCTCAGCAACGAAGAAAAGCAACGGTTGCTGGATGGCGTGCAACTGGACGACGGCATGGCGTCGTTCGGGTCGATCGAGGACGGCGGCGGCGAAGGCTCCAACTGCTGGTATCGCGTGACGATCTCCGAGGGTCGCAACCGCGAGGTTCGCCGCATGCTGGAGGCCGTGGGCCATGCGGTCAGCCGACTCATCCGCATCCGCTACGGAGCGATGATGCTACCCCGCGGGCTCAAGCGCGGTGCGTGGCTGGAGCTGGACGAGCGCGACATTCGCGCGCTCATGCAGGCGGTGGGTGGGAGCATCAGGCCACCTCGGGAATCCGGCGAGGCGCCCGCCGGGCCGGCGGACCGCAAAAGTGGTCTGCGCCGTGGCGGGCCCCGTGGGCGCAACAACGGTGGGCCGCGGGATTCTGCGGCGCCGTCGTCCGCACGCAAGCCGGGCTATGGCCCAGGCGTGGGGCGCGGCAAAGACAGTGCGCCCGGTAACCGCCAGGGCGGCGGGGGCGGTGCGAGCAGCCAGCCTGATCCGATGAAGACCTCGGTGGGCTACATCGGCACGGACAGCCTGTCGCGCTACCGGCAGGACCAAAAGCGCAACGGCCCGCCGCGTCGCGGGGGACGCTGA
- the ndk gene encoding nucleoside-diphosphate kinase, whose amino-acid sequence MAIERTLSIIKPDAVAKNVIGQIYARFEAAGLKVVAARMAHLSRLEAEQFYGVHKERPFFKDLVDFMISGPVMIQALEGENAILKNRELMGATDPKKAEAGTIRADFADSIDANAVHGSDALETAQAEVAFFFPGLNIYSR is encoded by the coding sequence ATGGCTATCGAACGCACCCTCTCCATCATCAAGCCCGACGCAGTGGCCAAGAACGTCATCGGTCAAATCTACGCCCGCTTCGAAGCGGCCGGCCTGAAGGTGGTCGCAGCGCGCATGGCCCACCTGTCGCGTCTGGAAGCCGAGCAGTTCTACGGCGTGCACAAAGAGCGTCCTTTCTTCAAGGACCTGGTGGACTTCATGATCTCCGGCCCGGTGATGATCCAGGCCCTGGAAGGCGAAAACGCCATCTTGAAGAACCGTGAACTCATGGGCGCCACGGACCCCAAGAAGGCTGAAGCCGGCACCATTCGCGCCGATTTCGCCGACAGCATCGACGCCAACGCCGTGCACGGTTCCGACGCACTGGAAACCGCTCAGGCAGAAGTGGCCTTTTTCTTCCCCGGCCTCAACATCTACTCGCGCTGA